Within Triticum dicoccoides isolate Atlit2015 ecotype Zavitan chromosome 1B, WEW_v2.0, whole genome shotgun sequence, the genomic segment GGGGGTTGGTGTGACGAACTGCATCGGAAGGTTGCACGGGATCTAAAGCAGAGGAGGGGGCCGGTGGACTACACACACACTCACAGTAGTAGAAAAAACTATCGTGGCTGGAGTGGAGCGGGGCCGGGGCCATCGCCAGGACGGGAGGAGAATGCGGGGCGGCGCCAGGTGGAAGGAGGGCCGCGCcaggcgggaggaggacgaggcggggcATCGCCGggcgggaggaggaggcggggcgaTGCCAGGTGGGAGGAGGACCGCGCCgggcagcaggaggaggaggcggggcgaCAGTGGCCGGGATTTTTGGGTGTGCGGGacgggaggtggaggtggtggtgtggTGCGGAGCCATGGTGGTCGGGATCGATCCCGTGGTTGCCGACAGGGTCACAGCGGTAGGTAATGGTGGGGTGGGGTGCTGCAGCGGCAGGGTCACGGCAGCACGNNNNNNNNNNNNNNNNNNNNNNNNNNNNNNNNNNNNNNNNNNNNNNNNNNNNNNNNNNNNNNNNNNNNNNNNNNNNNNNNNNNNNNNNNNNNNNNNNNNNNNNNNNNNNNNNNNNNNNNNNNNNNNNNNNNNNNNNNNNNNNNNNNNNNNNNNNNNNNNNNNNNNNNNNNNNNNNNNNNNNNNNNNNNNNNNNNNNNNNNNNNNNNNNNNNNNNNNNNNNNNNNNNNNNNNNNNNNNNNNNNNNNNNNNNNNTGTTGAACTTTCCTGTGAACTCGGTTGAACTTCCGACAACATTGCCCAAACggagcttgcgatataccgttggaaagctatggacaccaatatcatgacccaacttaattttttggcaaaatataagcggtttaagagcagttttgaaaaccattttttcttcgcacaaaaaaggtgaatcgtattttcgatcgcatttctaaaccatttatcggaatgaggcatataatatggtgttggaaagctgctgcaaaaccgctcccacatgttgaaagttttttctaattccctatggttaaagagtaatttgaaaaaacgtaaaattttgtaaaccgaatagctgagttcgttttttcgatgtcatttctaaatggctaatccaatggaggcatataatatggcattggaaagcttatgaaaataggCTACTTTTTTTATCTTGAAAGTTGTTTTctcattttgaatggtttaagagtaatttagaaaatggtccaagtcctaccgagttcgtattttcgagctaatattTTAACCAtgtgtccgaatgcagcaaatgatatggcgttggaaagcttgaactaatgcgaaacttttttgtatgtattttttctcccaattctttacgtttctaagtcagtttcgaaaatggcgaaaaacatattttcgccgtaatttctacaaactttatcggaattgggcaaataatataccgttgaaaagctactgaaaatgcgaaactttttcatgttgatggttttctctgattcctagccgttttcaagtaattccgaAAACGGCGGGATCACTCGTTCTGCCTCTACcgtgaaacagattcttcgaaaatgcatcgcgtgaagtacctgaacttctcggtgcgtgtacctgaacttcactctgttttcacgtgatttttttgctcgtagatcttcatccactgctcgtagctttcCATCCCGCTCACGGGAATTGAGcgggatataccgatggaaagctgctgtaaacacgcaactttcccgtgttgatcattttttcatactcgcgacgattttgaaactttttcatctgaaattcatttagcatagtagttgaacttcctactGTTTGCACGTTGAACTTTtgggacgtatttttgtttgtaattttcttatCCATTCGTAaatgttacacaaataatattccttgTGTACAAacatctctcacaataattttttaaacTTTCTCCAACCAAGGACTTGAACTAACACAAATGATATTACCGTGGTTTCGAGGTGaattagaaaatggcgagatcatgatttctgcgttcATCGTGAACGGAAATGCActtcgtgaagtagttgaacttctggagcatgtgtgtttgaacttcactctgttttttgaTGTGATGTTTTTCGCCCGTAATTCTCAAACCACTTaccaacttcttgttatttaatttttgaacttcttggtttaatcTTTAGTATCGGGGAAGATCCAAAATTTTAAAAAACGAGGAAAATCTTTTAaaatctttttttgtttttttattattttaatttgaaattATTAGTTATTCTTTAGCACGAGAATCTGAGGTTTTTATCAAatttgaacttctctgttattttaagttgaacttcttagttttattctttagtaacgaggaAACTCAAGTTTTTTTAACCTCTTTGTtttaaatttttgaacttcttgtttttttaatAATGCGAAAAATCCGAATGTTTTATAGACATCGAACTTCACCATttctaaatttgaacttcttagttttattggttagtaacggggaaaatgctttttTATATAAAACAATGATACCGCGCCGTtactttaatttgaacttctagtttttataGAATGGGGAAAATCAGTTTTTATACAATCTTCTGAAATGCTcctctttttaatttgaacttccctGATATTTTTACAAACGGGGAACATCCGTTATAAAGATTTTTGAACTACTTTTTTTTAACTTCTCGCTCAAAATTTTTAACTTCCAAATTTATCTTTATGATATtaaaacttcatttttttaacgTTGACCTGCTtcggtttttaaatttgaacttcttatagaGTTTTGTCGTGAAATTTTATGCATTTTTTTGCTTTTCGGTGAAACGGGTTAGGCGGTCCCTTTTTTCATTTGATCATTTTTCTTCTGTACGTGGTACACGTGAACTTCGAAATTTTCTGACACATGAACTTCGCGTGCTACTAATTTTTTTCAtgaaactccatagtttttattctttgaattccatgattttttttcatttttttgtttgaaCTTCGATGTTCGTTACACCTGAACTTTCGAAATCACACCTTTTATATACACATTTTTCCGCGGCAGAGAATATGAACTTCGCATCAACCTTTTTTTTGTCTTCAAGAATTGCTCGCTTTTTTTTCCTGTTAATATTGAACCTCTATGCTCTATTTTTTTCTAACAATTTCATGAAGGAGAAGGAAAGCAGCAACATAATGTGTGTCTGAGAGCAACTAGTTGTGTAAACCAACCAATACGTGATACATTTTTTTACCGTAAAGAACAAAGAACATTTTTCTATAATGTCTTTCCGATTTGAACGTCACTAAAAAAGTTTCTATTTCAATGTATTTTTAGTGTTTCCATATTGGTTGAACTTGCTGCTTTCTCAAAATTGAACTTCCTAATTTTTTACTCCATGAACACAAAAAAATGACACTATAAAACCAATATGAAAAACAAACATGAGAAAAAAAGTTTTAAAATTTAGTGTAATGCGTGCGCACACACACCACAACAGATCCACAACTTTTATTTTTAGCTTTCATGAAATGAAAACAGTTTCATTCTCGAAAAAATAGGCATCAAACTTCCATGAATTACAAAACAAACTTTTTTTGCATCAACTTAGATAAACTACCCTCGTGAACAACAATACATGAACCTCTGCTGGGACCAGAGCTCGTTTTCTGCAAAGTATCACTGGTGGAGGGCAAAGGGGCCGAGAAGCTTGGCGTCGTCAGCGTTTTGTACGAGGAGGTGTGGAAAGATGACCTGCTGCTGCTGGTGGCCGGCGACCGAGCAGCTCGGCAGCCCCTTGGCCGAAGGGGCGCGTGCCAGATCCGTTTTTCAGCTGCCTCTATCTTCTCTGCTGGATGTGGCCATGCAGCTACAGGTCGTGCCCTCCTCTTGCTGCAGGCCGAGCGCTCCTCTAGCTGTAGGTGCATCACGGGTAGGAAGTACAGACGTACAACAATCAAATAAcacagaaagaagcaagcaaccaCAAATTTGTACACAGAGCAAAGTACGCAACATGGTTGGGTGCTAGGTAAAATGCTATTGCACGACACACACATCAGCAGCAAGCACACACGTTCAATTAAAAAACACAGAATGCAGCGGTAGGCAAAACTGAACTCCATATGTAGGGGCTTCACCGTGGCAGCTGCATACCTGCATACAGAGGAGACCCCGTCCGTGAGCTGTTTTCCAGACTGATCCATCAGTGCAAGGGTAGCAGTGGCTGCTCTCGTGGCTGAAGCAGGCGGAGGAGGCTCACCATCTGCCGAATATGTGCTGTCGGACTGCATAGGCTCACCGGTCGAACTTCACACATTGTGCAGAGCTCCATCTCTTCAGCCAAGATGTAGCAAGGGACCACGAGCAGGACCACGCCTCAGGCCAGCTCCGGTGGTCGCCGATGCAAAGGGTGACGCCCCAGGCGAAAAGACGAACTACTTGCACGTGCCCACCGAACTGCAGCCCACCACGGCTTGTGTGTTCCAGTGAGCAACCCCGTTCGTGGAATGAGAAGAAGCCACCAGAACTACATCCCAGATCTTGAAGATACAAGCATGATTGGGGAGGAGTACAGAGAGGATGGGGGATCTCATCGTTTACCTCACAGGAGGGAGTGATAGGGGATGGGGTGGACGATTTTTGGCGATGTGGTCGAGGAAGCTTCCTCTGTCTCCA encodes:
- the LOC119302204 gene encoding serine/arginine repetitive matrix protein 1-like, with protein sequence MPIPPPPAPPSLRPVPNRRRRRHRHQAPNRRRGGRPRPNRRHRRCPAMPQSETPRPQHPAATAVAPSFPRRQYASPSRHAPHATTRRWRQRKLPRPHRQKSSTPSPITPSCELEERSACSKRRARPVAAWPHPAEKIEAAEKRIWHAPLRPRGCRAARSPATSSSRSSFHTSSYKTLTTPSFSAPLPSTSDTLQKTSSGPSRGSCIVVHEGSLSKLMQKKFVL